One segment of Acidovorax sp. DW039 DNA contains the following:
- a CDS encoding FMN-binding glutamate synthase family protein → MIHQLNQLYPVRYTALGLCALALVAQAAALLWWDSNPWGLALLLVLAALVVLGIYDMRQTRHAILRNYPVIGHLRFMLEYIRPEVRQYFIESDSEAAPFSRAQRSLVYQRAKGDPDNRPFGTHLDVGAQGYEWVNHSMAPTQLASHDFRVWIGGSPDAPSPSAAPCTQPYQASVFNISAMSFGALSANAIKALNLGAKNGGFAHDTGEGSISAHHRVHGGDLIWEIGSGYFGCRNDDSTFNAERFTANATDPQVKMIELKLSQGAKPGHGGVLPGPKVTAEIAAARGVPEGYACISPARHSAFNTPVEMMHFIARLRQLSGGKPTGFKFCLGHPWEWFAIVKAMLETGITPDFIVVDGAEGGTGAAPVEFTDHVGAPLQEGLLLVHNTLVGVNLRDRVRIGCAGKVISAFDIARMMALGADWCNAGRGFMMALGCIQAQNCHTGHCPTGVATQDKQRQQALVVPDKATRVAQFHRSTLHALQELVQAAGLTHPSDITAHHIVRRISDTEVRLLSNLIARVEPGALLGPLEGQHNVFRQYWPLANPHSFQAHTV, encoded by the coding sequence ATGATCCATCAACTCAATCAACTGTACCCGGTTCGCTACACCGCATTGGGGCTGTGTGCCCTGGCCCTGGTGGCGCAGGCCGCAGCGCTGCTCTGGTGGGACAGCAACCCCTGGGGGCTGGCACTGCTGCTGGTACTGGCGGCGCTGGTGGTGCTGGGCATTTACGACATGCGGCAGACGCGCCACGCCATCTTGCGCAACTACCCGGTGATCGGGCACCTGCGCTTCATGCTCGAATACATCCGGCCCGAGGTGCGGCAGTACTTCATTGAAAGCGACAGCGAGGCGGCTCCTTTCTCGCGTGCACAGCGCTCGCTGGTGTACCAGCGCGCCAAGGGCGACCCGGACAACCGGCCTTTTGGCACACACCTGGATGTGGGGGCGCAGGGCTACGAATGGGTGAACCACTCCATGGCCCCCACGCAGCTGGCGTCGCACGACTTTCGGGTGTGGATTGGCGGCAGCCCGGATGCACCCTCGCCCTCCGCCGCACCATGCACGCAGCCATATCAGGCCAGCGTGTTCAACATCTCGGCCATGAGCTTTGGTGCGCTGTCGGCCAATGCCATCAAGGCGCTGAACCTGGGCGCGAAGAACGGCGGCTTTGCGCACGACACGGGCGAAGGCTCCATATCTGCCCACCACCGCGTGCACGGGGGCGATCTGATCTGGGAAATTGGCTCGGGCTACTTTGGCTGCCGCAATGATGACAGCACGTTCAACGCCGAACGCTTCACCGCCAACGCCACCGACCCGCAGGTCAAGATGATCGAGCTGAAGCTGAGCCAGGGCGCCAAGCCGGGCCACGGCGGCGTGCTGCCCGGCCCCAAGGTCACCGCCGAGATTGCCGCAGCGCGGGGCGTTCCCGAGGGCTATGCCTGCATCTCGCCCGCACGGCACAGCGCGTTCAACACGCCGGTGGAGATGATGCATTTCATCGCACGGCTACGGCAGCTTTCGGGCGGCAAGCCCACCGGCTTCAAGTTCTGCCTGGGCCACCCGTGGGAATGGTTTGCCATCGTGAAGGCGATGCTAGAGACTGGCATCACGCCCGACTTCATTGTGGTGGACGGCGCAGAAGGTGGCACAGGCGCAGCCCCGGTGGAATTCACCGACCACGTGGGCGCGCCGCTGCAGGAAGGCCTGCTGCTGGTGCACAACACGCTGGTGGGCGTGAACCTGCGCGACCGCGTGCGCATTGGCTGCGCAGGCAAGGTGATCAGCGCTTTTGACATTGCCCGCATGATGGCCCTGGGGGCCGACTGGTGCAACGCGGGGCGCGGCTTCATGATGGCGCTGGGCTGCATCCAGGCACAAAACTGCCACACCGGCCATTGCCCCACCGGCGTGGCCACACAAGACAAGCAGCGCCAGCAGGCCCTGGTGGTGCCCGACAAGGCCACGCGCGTGGCGCAGTTTCACCGCAGCACGCTGCATGCGCTGCAGGAACTGGTGCAGGCCGCCGGGCTCACCCACCCCAGCGACATCACCGCCCACCACATCGTGCGCCGCATCAGCGACACCGAGGTGCGCCTGCTCTCCAACCTGATTGCACGCGTGGAACCCGGCGCGCTGCTGGGGCCTCTGGAAGGGCAGCACAATGTCTTTCGCCAATACTGGCCGCTGGCCAATCCTCACAGTTTTCAGGCGCACACGGTGTAG
- a CDS encoding IPTL-CTERM sorting domain-containing protein gives MDTLYLGHAGNVWVGENHRRTQKFAVGSEDVRVTSVTADVYDSFGSVTPFVNLCDQNGANCQTFTASGPITPGLNTFTGNYTALAGTTVSVVFSCTCSGMDGYGLYFNSGVSAPGVTGPVPNGLFHAKAEGELLPAISTLSVVEGPVAGGTSLTLTGAYLSDVTNVKFGAISATSFTVVDANTITAIAPAQAAGTVDVTATTPSGTSVARTASRYTYVAPPVSADASSSVPYGANNAPISLNLSGGAATSLAVHASPTHGTLAVFGASVSYTPTTGYAGADSFTYSVSNIAGSSMAATQSIMVASPTISFSPTAPANASFGATYSHSLNSASGGRAPYTYLLASGALPGGLSLSSSGTISGTPTAVGTFQFMVSATDSSTGQGPFIVQSGHLSLTVSAPTIGMSPASLPNGIRGVAYSQAVAATGGNAPYRFTIASGSLPPGMALSANTGIISGTPTAGGSYTFTVSATDSSTGTGAPFSASRTFTVVIPDNRYTAPTSTGTGMATASFTGGGTQCTFTQRRFTDVKAVATAPPTGYTFPQGMFDFTADSCDVDSTLTVTLEYPSAIPANAVLMKYSPNATPRWFPVNASVHGNTITYSVRDGESGDDDGMKNGRIVDPVALALPLATASIPTLSEWALVGLALVLAGLGAHTSRRRAIQ, from the coding sequence ATGGATACGCTGTATCTGGGGCATGCCGGCAACGTCTGGGTGGGCGAGAACCACCGGCGCACGCAGAAGTTTGCGGTGGGCTCCGAAGACGTGCGCGTCACAAGCGTCACAGCGGATGTCTATGACAGCTTTGGATCGGTCACGCCATTCGTCAATCTGTGCGACCAAAATGGAGCCAACTGCCAGACGTTCACAGCATCCGGCCCGATTACTCCAGGGCTGAACACCTTCACCGGCAACTACACCGCGCTAGCGGGAACGACCGTGTCTGTAGTGTTCAGTTGCACGTGCTCTGGCATGGATGGGTATGGTCTCTATTTCAACAGCGGCGTGAGCGCGCCTGGCGTCACAGGCCCCGTGCCGAACGGTCTGTTTCATGCCAAGGCAGAAGGCGAGTTGCTGCCCGCCATCAGCACCTTGTCGGTCGTCGAAGGCCCCGTGGCGGGCGGCACTTCCCTCACGCTCACGGGGGCCTATCTCTCCGATGTGACCAATGTCAAATTTGGAGCCATCAGCGCAACCTCTTTCACGGTCGTGGATGCCAACACCATTACGGCGATTGCGCCTGCGCAGGCTGCGGGCACTGTAGACGTCACGGCCACGACCCCTAGCGGGACCAGCGTTGCCAGGACTGCGTCGCGCTATACGTACGTAGCACCGCCGGTTAGCGCCGACGCCTCTTCTTCCGTACCCTACGGCGCGAACAACGCCCCCATTTCCTTGAACCTCTCGGGCGGCGCCGCAACCTCGCTCGCGGTGCATGCGTCACCCACACATGGGACTTTGGCGGTGTTTGGCGCCAGCGTGAGCTACACACCCACGACCGGCTATGCAGGCGCTGACTCTTTCACCTACTCGGTCTCCAACATCGCGGGCAGCTCAATGGCCGCGACGCAATCGATCATGGTGGCGTCGCCTACCATCAGTTTCTCGCCAACGGCGCCAGCCAATGCGTCTTTTGGCGCAACCTACAGCCATAGCCTGAATTCCGCCAGCGGAGGCAGGGCGCCCTACACCTATTTATTGGCCTCCGGCGCACTGCCCGGGGGGCTCAGCCTATCGTCTTCCGGCACGATCAGCGGCACGCCCACAGCAGTAGGCACCTTCCAATTCATGGTCAGCGCCACCGACAGCAGCACGGGTCAAGGGCCCTTCATCGTCCAAAGCGGCCATCTGTCGCTGACCGTGAGCGCACCCACTATCGGTATGTCCCCAGCCAGCTTGCCAAATGGCATCCGCGGGGTGGCGTACAGTCAGGCCGTCGCAGCTACCGGAGGCAATGCACCCTACCGGTTTACCATTGCCTCTGGAAGTCTGCCGCCAGGGATGGCATTGTCGGCAAACACCGGCATCATCAGCGGCACGCCAACGGCAGGCGGTAGCTACACCTTTACGGTTTCTGCAACGGACAGCTCCACCGGCACGGGTGCCCCTTTCTCTGCCTCACGCACATTCACCGTGGTCATCCCAGACAACCGCTACACCGCGCCCACTAGCACCGGCACCGGCATGGCAACGGCGTCATTCACTGGCGGCGGCACACAGTGCACGTTTACCCAGCGGCGGTTCACCGATGTCAAAGCGGTGGCCACGGCGCCACCAACAGGCTATACCTTCCCGCAGGGCATGTTCGACTTCACGGCAGACAGCTGCGACGTCGACAGCACACTGACGGTGACGCTGGAATACCCCTCCGCCATCCCAGCCAATGCTGTGCTGATGAAGTACAGCCCCAACGCAACCCCTCGGTGGTTCCCTGTGAACGCCAGCGTCCATGGAAATACCATCACCTACTCCGTCAGGGACGGCGAGTCGGGCGACGACGACGGGATGAAAAACGGACGCATCGTTGACCCGGTCGCCCTGGCCCTACCACTGGCCACTGCATCCATTCCAACACTCTCCGAATGGGCCTTGGTGGGGCTTGCACTCGTGCTTGCAGGCTTGGGCGCCCATACGTCACGACGGCGCGCAATCCAATGA
- a CDS encoding putative toxin-antitoxin system toxin component, PIN family, with amino-acid sequence MKVELHLPAEAPAGEPARQVVVDTNVALDLLIFSDPRTVPLRTLLAQGRLAWIATQVMRDELERVLAYPHIAERMDYYRVDAAQVLAAFDAQVRLVDIAPKVAYVCKDADDQKFIDLAAAHRAILLSKDKAVICMRKRLLGLSADVATELVL; translated from the coding sequence ATGAAGGTTGAACTGCACCTGCCCGCCGAGGCCCCGGCGGGCGAGCCCGCGCGCCAGGTGGTGGTGGACACCAATGTGGCGCTTGATCTGCTGATCTTCAGCGACCCGCGCACTGTGCCGCTGCGCACGCTGCTGGCCCAAGGGCGCCTGGCCTGGATCGCCACGCAGGTCATGCGCGACGAGCTGGAGCGCGTGCTGGCCTATCCCCACATCGCCGAGCGCATGGACTACTACCGTGTGGATGCCGCGCAGGTGCTGGCCGCGTTTGATGCGCAGGTGCGGCTGGTGGACATTGCCCCCAAGGTGGCCTATGTGTGCAAGGACGCAGACGACCAGAAGTTCATCGACCTCGCAGCGGCGCACCGGGCGATCTTGCTGAGCAAGGACAAGGCGGTGATCTGCATGCGCAAGCGGTTGTTGGGGTTGAGCGCTGATGTTGCCACCGAACTGGTTTTGTAG
- a CDS encoding THUMP domain-containing protein has protein sequence MNSLQIFLPCAAGVEGFLADEVHHITGLTGHDLLVGRGGVLLRASWRHALLLNLHSRLAQRVLVQLAHRMYRSENDLYALASDVAWEIWFTTRQSFKIEVTAQHSPLKSLNFAALKVKDAVADRFRAKTGVRPDVNTQWPDVRIHMHLTTDEATLYIDTSGEPLFKRGWREDKGDAPLKETLAAAMIAASGWDPHGDNPQPLYDPCCGSGTIAVEAAQIACRIPAGMLRRFAFEKLLPFQAHVWTAIKNEAESAIQTSAVPIFGSDVAFRMVDFAQRNAERAGVAQAVQLRGGDALQRMPPCDQPGVMLLNPPYGERIAAAGSAGRNASERAADRAQGMAVGREEAQTEDGGEFFSQLATHWKKNYSGWTAWMLTPDLKLPGKMRLKESRRVPMWNGPIECRMFRFDMIKGAVRERAAKANPDNSLRNEG, from the coding sequence ATGAATTCACTGCAAATATTTCTGCCCTGCGCCGCTGGCGTCGAGGGATTTCTGGCCGATGAGGTCCATCACATCACGGGCCTGACCGGGCATGACCTGCTGGTCGGGCGGGGCGGCGTGCTGCTGCGCGCTTCCTGGCGGCATGCGCTGCTATTGAACTTGCACAGCCGCCTAGCGCAGCGCGTGCTGGTGCAGCTGGCGCACCGCATGTACCGCTCTGAAAACGACCTGTACGCCTTGGCCAGCGATGTGGCGTGGGAGATCTGGTTCACCACGCGCCAAAGCTTCAAGATCGAAGTGACGGCGCAGCACAGCCCGCTCAAGAGCCTGAACTTCGCCGCCCTCAAGGTCAAGGACGCGGTGGCTGATCGCTTCCGCGCCAAGACCGGCGTGCGCCCCGATGTGAACACTCAGTGGCCCGATGTGCGCATCCACATGCACCTGACCACCGATGAAGCCACGCTGTACATCGACACCTCGGGCGAGCCGCTGTTCAAGCGCGGCTGGCGCGAGGACAAGGGCGACGCACCGCTCAAAGAAACCCTGGCCGCCGCCATGATCGCCGCCAGCGGCTGGGACCCGCACGGCGACAACCCCCAGCCCCTGTACGACCCCTGCTGCGGCAGCGGCACCATTGCGGTCGAGGCCGCGCAGATCGCCTGCCGCATCCCGGCGGGCATGCTGCGGCGCTTTGCATTCGAGAAGCTGCTGCCGTTCCAGGCCCATGTCTGGACTGCTATCAAAAACGAAGCTGAAAGCGCAATACAGACCAGCGCAGTGCCCATTTTTGGCAGTGATGTGGCCTTCCGCATGGTCGATTTTGCGCAGCGCAACGCCGAGCGCGCAGGCGTGGCCCAGGCCGTGCAGCTGCGCGGCGGCGACGCCCTGCAGCGCATGCCGCCGTGTGACCAGCCCGGCGTGATGCTCCTGAACCCGCCCTACGGCGAGCGCATTGCCGCTGCAGGCAGCGCAGGCCGCAACGCCAGCGAGCGCGCCGCCGACCGCGCCCAGGGCATGGCCGTGGGCCGCGAAGAAGCGCAGACCGAAGATGGCGGCGAGTTTTTCAGCCAGTTGGCCACGCACTGGAAGAAGAACTACAGCGGCTGGACGGCCTGGATGCTCACGCCCGACCTGAAACTGCCCGGCAAGATGCGCCTGAAGGAATCGCGCCGCGTGCCCATGTGGAACGGCCCGATCGAATGCCGCATGTTCCGCTTCGACATGATCAAGGGCGCCGTGCGCGAGCGGGCGGCCAAGGCAAACCCCGATAACAGCCTGCGAAATGAAGGTTGA
- a CDS encoding methyl-accepting chemotaxis protein, with product MFQSLRARLIGICVAITVAALFALALATFVVVRNNTLSSIDERMGQLTRNHANELTTWIKEKQRITSSLKLAVGQAEPVPFLLAAKQAGAFDDTYFVYADKRNIFAHPMPEGYDGTSRPWYKQAVQTGGPALTPAYVDASTGKLTISFVEPVGPQGQPTAVIGSDMHLDTVTRMVNGIRPIAQSFAFLLDGEGNILAHPKADLALKPANSITPQLDMALLRKLAEDGQRSELAIDGTQQLVYAAKVEGSPWILAIAIDRAQATAAVRDLLQVATIITVLCIALAVALLSVAVSRQLRRLAEVRDALTDIASGEGDLTRRLDTQGSDELAQIAQAFNDFVNKIAVVLVRIREASESVKLATSEIASGNQDLSSRTEQQASSLEETAAAMEELTATVQQNAENARQANQLASEASQVASHGGTVVGQVVQTMGGIESSARKIVDIIGVIDSIAFQTNILALNAAVEAARAGEQGRGFAVVAAEVRTLAQRSATAAKEIKALIDDSVSQVNAGSQLVQNAGATMEKVVESVRRVTSIVSEISNASQEQSTGIAEIGTAVSHMDQGTQQNAALVEEATAAAQALQQQAAQLAEIVAGFKLDHGGHASLPPASKPMARLR from the coding sequence ATGTTCCAAAGCCTGCGCGCCCGATTGATCGGGATTTGCGTTGCCATCACCGTCGCCGCCCTGTTCGCCCTGGCTCTGGCGACGTTTGTGGTGGTGCGCAACAACACACTGAGCAGCATTGATGAACGCATGGGTCAGCTCACGCGCAACCACGCCAACGAACTGACCACCTGGATCAAGGAAAAGCAGCGCATCACGAGCTCGCTGAAGCTGGCCGTGGGGCAGGCTGAGCCCGTGCCCTTCCTTCTGGCAGCCAAGCAGGCCGGGGCGTTTGACGACACCTATTTTGTCTACGCGGACAAGCGCAACATCTTTGCCCACCCCATGCCTGAGGGCTACGACGGCACATCGCGCCCCTGGTACAAGCAGGCCGTGCAAACAGGTGGCCCGGCACTGACACCCGCTTATGTGGACGCAAGCACCGGCAAGCTGACCATCAGCTTTGTCGAGCCCGTAGGGCCGCAGGGGCAGCCCACGGCGGTGATCGGCAGCGACATGCACCTGGACACGGTGACCCGCATGGTCAACGGCATTCGCCCCATTGCGCAGAGCTTTGCGTTTTTGCTGGACGGCGAAGGAAACATCCTGGCCCATCCCAAGGCCGATCTGGCCCTCAAGCCTGCCAATTCGATTACCCCGCAGCTGGACATGGCATTGCTGCGCAAACTGGCCGAGGATGGCCAGCGCAGCGAATTGGCCATCGACGGCACCCAGCAACTGGTGTATGCCGCCAAAGTAGAGGGTTCGCCCTGGATTCTGGCCATTGCCATTGACCGCGCCCAGGCCACTGCCGCCGTGCGCGACCTGCTGCAGGTGGCCACCATCATTACGGTGCTGTGTATTGCTCTGGCTGTGGCGCTGCTGTCCGTGGCGGTGAGCCGCCAGTTGCGCCGCCTGGCAGAGGTGCGCGACGCTTTGACCGACATTGCCTCGGGTGAAGGCGATCTGACCCGGCGACTGGACACCCAGGGCAGCGATGAGCTGGCGCAAATCGCGCAGGCCTTCAACGACTTCGTCAACAAGATTGCCGTGGTGCTGGTGCGTATCCGCGAAGCTTCTGAGTCGGTCAAACTGGCCACCAGCGAAATCGCCAGCGGCAATCAGGATCTGTCCTCACGCACCGAGCAGCAGGCCTCATCCCTGGAGGAAACCGCCGCCGCCATGGAGGAGCTGACGGCCACGGTGCAGCAGAACGCCGAGAACGCCCGGCAGGCCAATCAACTGGCGTCTGAAGCATCGCAGGTGGCCAGCCACGGTGGCACGGTGGTGGGCCAGGTGGTGCAGACCATGGGCGGCATCGAAAGCTCGGCACGCAAGATTGTGGACATCATCGGCGTCATCGATTCCATCGCCTTCCAGACCAACATCCTGGCGCTGAACGCCGCCGTGGAGGCCGCCCGCGCTGGCGAGCAAGGCCGGGGCTTTGCGGTGGTGGCGGCAGAAGTGCGCACCCTGGCACAACGCAGTGCAACAGCGGCCAAGGAAATCAAGGCGCTGATTGATGACTCGGTCAGCCAAGTAAACGCTGGCAGCCAGCTGGTGCAGAACGCGGGGGCCACCATGGAGAAGGTGGTGGAGAGCGTGCGCAGAGTGACCTCCATCGTGAGCGAGATCAGCAATGCCAGCCAGGAGCAAAGCACCGGCATTGCTGAGATTGGCACCGCGGTGAGCCACATGGACCAGGGCACACAACAGAATGCCGCACTGGTGGAGGAGGCCACGGCCGCCGCCCAAGCACTGCAGCAGCAAGCGGCACAGTTGGCGGAAATTGTGGCGGGGTTCAAGCTAGACCACGGGGGCCATGCATCCCTGCCCCCGGCATCCAAGCCGATGGCGCGCCTGCGCTAA
- a CDS encoding RNA polymerase factor sigma-54 — translation MKPGLSLRVSQHLALTPQLQQSIRLLQLSTLELGQEVEQMLDENPFLERNTDEAPREEFGLEQADAPPQADDYSADDAIYSGAASASSTGAEATLDTGSESAPDADYASSGAEEPDWGGDGSVDMAPNDSEWGGDAPARTRNDTEGDEADATELARSQESLTAYLHRQALALRLSEVDSAALRFLIESLNDDGYLEESLEELAITLAGPDDLEQIEELVHRFTVGLRLLQTLEPVGVGARNLAECLTLQLSALAANGVSDVPEPVIQTALRICQQPLEMLARRDIKRLTQACSEGGSAGEERTRAAMALIARLEPRPGRRFTDVERNIIIPDVIVRKAGRANGNSGQHNFIVSLNPDVMPRLRVHDVYAGALRGHKGGEGHQGLQQRLQEARWFIKNIQQRFDTILRVSRAIVERQKNFFTHGELAMRPLVLRDIADELGLHESTISRVTTAKYMATPIGTYELKYFFGSGLGTETGGNASSTAVRALIKQFVSAENPAKPLSDSQLAEMLKEQGIECARRTVAKYREALKIAPANLRKAL, via the coding sequence TTGAAGCCCGGCCTGTCACTGCGTGTCTCGCAGCATCTGGCGCTGACGCCGCAACTGCAGCAGTCCATCCGCCTGCTGCAGCTGTCCACGCTGGAGCTGGGGCAGGAAGTCGAGCAGATGCTCGACGAGAACCCCTTCCTTGAACGCAATACCGACGAGGCTCCGCGTGAGGAGTTTGGCCTGGAGCAGGCCGATGCGCCGCCCCAGGCGGATGACTACAGCGCGGATGATGCTATTTATTCAGGAGCTGCCAGCGCTTCATCCACAGGCGCCGAAGCCACTTTGGATACGGGTTCTGAGTCCGCGCCAGACGCCGACTACGCCAGCAGCGGTGCCGAAGAGCCCGACTGGGGCGGAGACGGCTCGGTGGACATGGCCCCCAACGACAGCGAGTGGGGTGGAGACGCCCCCGCGCGCACCCGCAACGACACCGAAGGGGATGAGGCCGACGCGACCGAGCTGGCGCGCTCTCAGGAATCCCTCACGGCCTATCTCCACCGCCAGGCGCTGGCGCTGCGCCTGTCTGAGGTGGACAGTGCTGCATTGCGCTTCCTCATCGAATCGCTGAACGACGACGGCTACCTGGAAGAGTCTCTGGAAGAGCTTGCCATCACCCTGGCTGGTCCGGATGACCTGGAGCAGATCGAAGAGCTGGTGCACCGCTTTACCGTGGGGCTGCGTCTGCTGCAGACACTGGAGCCGGTGGGCGTCGGGGCGCGCAATCTGGCGGAATGCCTGACCTTGCAGCTGAGCGCGCTGGCAGCAAATGGTGTCAGCGATGTGCCCGAGCCTGTCATCCAGACGGCGCTGCGCATTTGCCAGCAGCCTCTGGAGATGCTGGCCCGCCGCGACATCAAGCGCCTCACCCAGGCCTGCAGCGAGGGCGGAAGCGCTGGCGAGGAGCGGACCCGTGCCGCCATGGCGCTCATCGCCCGCCTGGAGCCGCGCCCGGGCCGCCGCTTCACGGACGTGGAGCGCAACATCATCATTCCCGATGTCATCGTGCGCAAGGCGGGGCGTGCCAACGGCAACAGTGGCCAGCACAACTTCATCGTCAGCCTCAACCCCGACGTCATGCCGCGCCTGCGCGTGCACGATGTGTATGCGGGGGCTCTGCGGGGCCACAAGGGGGGCGAGGGTCACCAGGGGCTGCAGCAGCGCCTGCAAGAGGCGCGCTGGTTCATCAAGAACATCCAGCAGCGCTTTGACACCATCTTGCGCGTCTCGCGTGCCATCGTCGAGCGGCAGAAGAACTTCTTCACCCACGGTGAGCTGGCCATGCGCCCGCTGGTGCTGCGTGACATTGCGGACGAACTGGGGCTGCACGAATCCACCATCAGCCGCGTGACCACGGCCAAATACATGGCGACCCCGATTGGCACCTACGAGCTGAAGTACTTCTTTGGTTCAGGCCTGGGCACCGAGACCGGAGGCAACGCATCCAGCACGGCGGTGCGCGCGCTCATCAAGCAGTTTGTCTCGGCAGAGAATCCCGCCAAACCGCTGTCAGACAGCCAACTGGCCGAGATGCTCAAGGAGCAGGGCATCGAGTGCGCACGCCGCACGGTGGCCAAGTACCGCGAGGCGCTCAAGATCGCGCCTGCCAATTTGCGCAAGGCGCTGTAG
- the lptB gene encoding LPS export ABC transporter ATP-binding protein, whose translation MNAPSQGQPSSRLEVSHLAKSYGSRKVVKDVSLVVQKGEVVGLLGPNGAGKTTSFYMIVGLVRSDAGDIRIDGQSVAHMPIHRRSRLGLSYLPQEASIFRKLSVEENVRAVLELQRDERGAPLSKAAIEDQLTSLLQELRVDHLRASPALALSGGERRRVEIARALATQPRFILLDEPFAGIDPIAVIEIQRIIGFLKARGIGVLITDHNVRETLGICDHAFIISDGRVLAQGTPSEIVDNAEVRRVYLGEHFRM comes from the coding sequence GTGAATGCCCCCTCTCAGGGGCAGCCTTCCAGTCGGCTGGAGGTCTCTCATCTCGCCAAGTCCTACGGCAGCCGCAAGGTGGTCAAGGATGTGTCGCTTGTCGTGCAAAAAGGCGAGGTGGTGGGCCTGCTGGGCCCCAACGGCGCTGGCAAGACCACTTCGTTCTACATGATCGTAGGCCTGGTGCGCAGCGATGCCGGAGACATCCGCATTGACGGCCAGTCTGTGGCCCACATGCCGATTCACCGTCGCTCCCGTCTTGGCCTGTCGTACCTGCCGCAGGAAGCCTCCATCTTCCGCAAACTCTCGGTGGAAGAAAACGTGCGCGCCGTTCTGGAGCTGCAGCGTGACGAGCGTGGTGCACCCTTGTCCAAGGCAGCCATTGAGGATCAGCTGACCTCCCTGCTGCAAGAGCTGCGGGTAGACCATCTCCGCGCCTCACCTGCATTGGCGCTGTCGGGTGGTGAGCGCCGCCGGGTGGAAATTGCCCGTGCGCTGGCCACGCAGCCGCGTTTCATTCTGCTGGACGAGCCCTTTGCGGGTATCGACCCCATTGCCGTGATCGAGATCCAGCGCATCATCGGCTTTCTCAAGGCGCGGGGAATCGGTGTGCTGATCACCGACCACAACGTGCGCGAAACGCTGGGTATCTGCGACCACGCCTTCATCATCAGTGATGGGCGCGTGCTGGCACAGGGCACACCCTCGGAGATTGTGGACAACGCTGAAGTGCGCCGGGTGTACCTGGGCGAACACTTCCGCATGTGA
- the lptA gene encoding lipopolysaccharide transport periplasmic protein LptA — MKHRITSLFVLAALTCAMGAAQAEKADRAKPMNIEADALRHDEVKQTSVFTGRVVMTKGSIVLRGARLDVRQDADGYQSGVVTAEAGKRAFFRQKRDTLPGAPEEYIEGEGEVIEYDGRTDNVRFITRAELRRYRGGALSDEISGAIIVYNNLTDVFTVDGQKRAVPSGSAEAPASGGRVRAVLAPKEPASGASAPAPAAPASGPALRPSNSLGGGSQ, encoded by the coding sequence ATGAAACATCGCATTACCTCCCTCTTCGTGCTTGCAGCCTTGACGTGCGCCATGGGCGCTGCACAGGCTGAAAAAGCAGACCGCGCCAAGCCCATGAACATCGAGGCCGATGCGCTGCGGCATGATGAAGTCAAACAGACCAGCGTGTTCACCGGCCGTGTGGTGATGACCAAGGGCTCCATCGTGCTGCGTGGTGCACGGCTGGATGTGCGGCAGGACGCCGATGGTTACCAGTCGGGCGTGGTCACTGCCGAAGCGGGCAAGCGCGCCTTCTTCCGCCAAAAGCGCGACACCCTGCCCGGCGCGCCCGAGGAGTACATCGAAGGCGAGGGCGAAGTGATCGAGTACGACGGGCGTACCGACAACGTGCGCTTCATCACCCGGGCCGAGTTGCGCCGCTATCGGGGTGGAGCGCTCAGTGACGAAATTTCCGGAGCGATCATCGTCTACAACAACCTCACCGACGTGTTCACGGTGGATGGGCAAAAGCGCGCGGTGCCTTCTGGCAGCGCAGAGGCCCCTGCCAGCGGCGGCCGGGTGCGTGCGGTGCTTGCACCCAAGGAGCCTGCTTCGGGCGCATCTGCCCCCGCTCCAGCAGCGCCCGCATCCGGGCCTGCGCTACGCCCCAGCAATTCTTTGGGTGGTGGCAGCCAGTGA